ATTCGGGTATTATACCCACATCCATATATTCGAGCAGGGTTTTTGCGGCGCTGTAATCGCCTGTCAGGGGGCACTGGACAAACGCTTTTCCGGCAAACGCGACGAGCGCCACACGGTCGCCTTCGAGATTGTCGATAAGGCGGCGTATTTCAAACCGGGCCTGCTTGATTCTATTCGGTTTTATATCCTCTGCGAGCATTGAAAAAGATGTGTCAAAAGCGATAACCACATCTGTTCCCATTCTACGAACTATTTCGGTTTTTGTTCCAAACCGGGGTTCGGTACAGGCGATTACAAGAAAGAACAGGCCGAACATGAACGCAGCAGACCGTATTCTTTTTTTCGTTACGCTCAATGAGCGTGAGAGCGCCCCATAAAGATCAGGGCTCGCGAAATACTGCCGGTCACGGTTTCTTTTCATGGCGAACACGGCGCCGAGGAGAAGGAGCGCCGGCAGCGCGATCAAAAGCCAGAATGCTTCGGGATTATGAAAAACCATGGTCAGGGAAGCCTCCTGAGTATGGTTCTGTCGAGGAGGAACGAGAGCAGAAGCAGGATGAATCCCGCTTTCAGCAGACCCGCATACCGTTCATCGTATTCCACCCATTCCTTGTAATCGATCTTCGTTGTTTCCAGCTTGTTGATTTCGGCGTATATACCCTGGAGCTCCCGCTCATTTTTGGCGCGGTAATATTTTCCGCCGGTGATTTTCGCAACCTCCCTGAGCGACTCCTCGTCTATATGGGTCTCTGTCCAGTAAGGACGGCCGTTCATTTTAAAGAGCGCCTTTCCCTCGGTTCCCACGCCGATAGCGTATATTTTGATTTTCATCGTTTCCGCAAGCCGCGCCGCAGTGAGCGGGTCGATATTTCCACGGTTGTTCATGCCATCGGTAAGGAGGATGATTATTTTACTTTTTGCATCGGAGGTCCGAAGCCTGTTCACCGAGGTTGCAATGGCCGAGCCGATGGCAGTGCCATCTTCGATCCGCGATTCCCACGCCCGATCGAGAAACTCCCGGAGCATATCATAATCAAGCGTCAGCGGGCACAGGGTGAAACTCTGCGCCGAAAACACCACGATTCCGATACGGTCGCTCATTCGGTTCTCGATGAATTCATTGACCACCTTCTTTGACGCCTCGAAGCGTGTGAGCGGATCAAAGTCCATCGCGGCCATGCTCGATGAGATATCCATGGCGAGGATTATATCGATCCCTCGGGCGGTTCTCGTATGGAATGTCGTTCCGGACTGTGGCCGTGCCATGGCGAAAATGAGGACGATCAGCGCCGCATGGGCAATAAAAAGGGAAAAAAGCCGCTTGAATGTACCGGCGCCTGTGCCGATTGTGTCGAATACACCGACATCCGAAAACAGGATCGTGGCTTCGCCGCGACCTTTTTTCCTGAAGTACGAGAAAAGGGTATAGAGCGGCACGATGAGAAGAAATAGCCATAAAGGCTGGGCAAACCTCATCATATCACTTCCCTCCCTGGTGGACGGGAAGACTTTTGGCGGGAGTCTGCGGCGTTGCGGCTTTCTGCTCAGCCTCCAGGCGTTCCTGTTCGCGGGCGATGGAGTCGAGCATATTCCTGACCGGTACGAGAGCGCGGTCGATGAGAGTTGCGGATTTATCGACCGGCGGGATGTACTTTGCGAACTTGACCATATCGGATTCTTCGAGAATTTCACGGAATGCAGAGGTAACCGAAGCTTCATGGGAATTACGGGCAAACCGCATTACAATCTCATCCGTCGTGCTGTAGAGTGCTTCAAATCCCATGTTCCGGTGAATGAATCCCCGTATTGCCATGGAAGTGAGGAAATAGAGTTCCTTTATCTGCCCGGATTCGAGGAGATGCATCGACCGGATATGCTCGAATTCTCCGATTTCGTCGATTGGTTTCCATACTTCGATCGGAGTTTCCCGTTTTCTGCGGCGGAACAGGCGGATAATAATCGCTATGAGGGCTGCAGCAACTGCAACCAGAATTATTTTAAGCCAGAGCGGCATTCCTTTCGATGCGATGCTGAAAGGCCCCCTGTTGGGTTTGGGCGCTGCATCCGGAACCGTCACCACTCCTTTGACGATAAGGGTGAGAACGTTCGATTCCGCTTTTCCCGGAGTTCCGTCAGACTCTATATAGTCCACCGTGAAAGGGCCGACCCGTAGCGTGTCGGGCGCAAATACATACATGAGAAAACCGTAATATTCGAGGTGTTTTCCCGGAGCGGACAGCCCGGTTGAATGCCACTGCGGAGAGATGTCGACGAACTGCTTATCGCCGGCGGGCACAGGATCACCCGCCTGAATGCCATCGGGGACGGTCACGGCGCAGAAGACTGTAAGAGAATCGCCAATGGTAATCTGTGCGGTTGATGGAGAAATTTCAACGGATACAGTATCCGTAAGGGGAGCACCGGAAACCTGCTCCCCTCCGGAAAAATATAAAAGGAAAAGATAAATGTACAGTATATGCAGTTTCATTTACATTATTTATTTATTTATTTCCGAAAACATCGTCCAATGCCTGGTTTATACTGGCATTGACTGTTGAATTCGTTATATAGATAATGGGAGATAAGCTTGTTTGCACGTATGTATTGGGATTATCGGTCGTAAAGGTTTTACCATACCTGGCCTCGACAATCAACTCGTCACCCTGATAGAAGGAAAGAGTCGATGTCGGCTTATCGATCCCTGTTTTTACATATTCTTCCTGTGTCGGTTCGAATGTGTAGATATCATTGACCAGCATGAAACGGGAGATTGCAAAGATACCGTTGATCGTTTCC
The DNA window shown above is from bacterium and carries:
- a CDS encoding VWA domain-containing protein gives rise to the protein MMRFAQPLWLFLLIVPLYTLFSYFRKKGRGEATILFSDVGVFDTIGTGAGTFKRLFSLFIAHAALIVLIFAMARPQSGTTFHTRTARGIDIILAMDISSSMAAMDFDPLTRFEASKKVVNEFIENRMSDRIGIVVFSAQSFTLCPLTLDYDMLREFLDRAWESRIEDGTAIGSAIATSVNRLRTSDAKSKIIILLTDGMNNRGNIDPLTAARLAETMKIKIYAIGVGTEGKALFKMNGRPYWTETHIDEESLREVAKITGGKYYRAKNERELQGIYAEINKLETTKIDYKEWVEYDERYAGLLKAGFILLLLSFLLDRTILRRLP